The Pseudomonadota bacterium genome includes a region encoding these proteins:
- a CDS encoding ParB/RepB/Spo0J family partition protein — protein MATKKTTVNPEFMYISLDKIVVMAQVRSNIDIETDSFKSLMQSIKDKGILEPLIVTGQDNGTYLLICGERRLVAARQLGLESVPVRVVEAGKELGDTIALQLTENLQREDLNPIDQAKGILTYIQAKHPDKGYNVDNFMADLVNYERSPDYLQDGVSDTLSETVNISGKSIRTLHRT, from the coding sequence ATGGCAACGAAAAAGACAACTGTAAATCCTGAATTTATGTACATTTCCTTAGACAAGATTGTAGTAATGGCACAGGTGAGATCAAACATTGATATCGAAACAGACTCATTCAAGTCGCTCATGCAATCAATCAAAGACAAAGGCATCCTGGAACCGCTTATTGTAACAGGACAGGATAATGGGACGTATTTACTCATTTGCGGGGAGAGGCGTCTTGTAGCAGCCAGACAATTAGGACTTGAATCCGTACCGGTGAGAGTTGTTGAAGCAGGAAAAGAATTAGGTGATACCATTGCCCTTCAACTGACGGAGAACCTCCAGCGTGAAGACTTAAATCCCATAGATCAGGCCAAAGGAATTCTTACATATATTCAGGCGAAACATCCTGACAAAGGATATAACGTGGATAACTTTATGGCCGATTTGGTGAACTACGAGCGCTCTCCTGACTACCTCCAGGATGGAGTTTCTGACACATTGTCAGAAACGGTCAATATCTCTGGAAAGTCAATACGGACGCTGCATCGCACT